From Thermus brockianus, the proteins below share one genomic window:
- a CDS encoding TRAP transporter large permease gives MNLLEASLVLILALFALLGLGVYVGLALLLVGLLALALYTTAPLGPNLATALWTATSGWSLAALPLFVWMGEILYRSRLAQGLFQGLAPLLSRLPGGLLHVNVVASALFAAVIGSSAATTATVGRFTLPELLRRGYPKPLALGSLAGAGTLGFLIPPSVIMIVYGVMAEVSVARLFMAGVVPGVVLTLLFMLMVALLALRHRGSLPKEPSRPLGETLLGLLKVAPVLLLILMVLGSIYLGVATPTEAAAIGVVGALLLAALGRELSPSLLWESLLGAVRTTSMIGLILAGAGVLTLAMGFTGIPRALAAWAVEAGITPLALILALSLVYIVLGWFLDGISIVVLTISVILPVVKAIGVDPLWFGVYLVIMVELAQITPPVGFNLFVLQSLTGEDLIRIARYSLPFMGVLLLMVALLVAFPELATWLPRTMTGG, from the coding sequence GTGAACCTCCTCGAGGCCAGCCTCGTCCTCATCCTCGCCCTCTTCGCCCTCCTGGGGCTTGGGGTGTACGTGGGGCTCGCCCTCCTCCTGGTGGGCCTCCTCGCCCTCGCCCTCTACACCACGGCCCCCCTCGGGCCCAACCTGGCCACGGCCCTTTGGACCGCCACCTCGGGCTGGAGCCTGGCGGCCCTCCCCCTTTTCGTCTGGATGGGGGAGATCCTCTACCGCTCCCGCCTGGCCCAGGGGCTTTTCCAAGGGCTTGCGCCCTTGCTCTCCCGGCTCCCTGGGGGTCTTCTCCACGTGAACGTGGTGGCGAGCGCCCTCTTCGCCGCCGTCATCGGCTCCTCCGCCGCCACCACGGCCACCGTGGGGCGGTTCACCCTGCCCGAACTCCTAAGGCGGGGCTACCCCAAGCCCCTCGCCCTGGGCTCGCTGGCGGGGGCGGGCACCCTGGGCTTCCTCATCCCCCCTAGCGTCATCATGATCGTCTACGGGGTCATGGCCGAGGTGTCCGTGGCCCGCCTCTTCATGGCGGGGGTGGTGCCGGGGGTTGTCCTCACCCTGCTCTTCATGCTCATGGTGGCCCTCCTCGCCCTAAGGCACCGGGGGAGCCTTCCCAAGGAGCCCTCGAGGCCCCTCGGGGAAACCCTCCTGGGCCTCCTGAAGGTGGCCCCCGTCCTCCTCCTCATCCTCATGGTCTTGGGCTCCATCTACCTGGGCGTGGCCACCCCCACGGAGGCGGCGGCCATCGGGGTGGTGGGGGCCCTCCTTCTCGCCGCCCTCGGCCGGGAGCTCTCCCCTTCCCTCCTGTGGGAGAGCCTCCTTGGGGCCGTGCGCACCACCAGCATGATCGGCCTCATCCTGGCGGGGGCCGGGGTGCTCACCCTGGCCATGGGCTTCACGGGTATCCCCCGGGCCCTGGCCGCCTGGGCGGTGGAGGCGGGGATTACGCCCCTGGCCCTCATCCTCGCCCTCAGCCTGGTCTACATCGTCCTGGGCTGGTTCCTGGACGGCATCTCCATCGTGGTCCTCACCATCAGCGTCATCCTGCCCGTGGTGAAGGCCATCGGGGTGGACCCCTTGTGGTTTGGGGTCTATCTGGTGATCATGGTGGAATTGGCCCAGATTACGCCCCCCGTGGGCTTTAACCTCTTCGTCCTCCAGTCCCTAACCGGGGAGGACCTCATCCGCATCGCCCGGTATAGCCTGCCCTTCATGGGGGTTCTGCTCCTCATGGTGGCCCTCCTGGTGGCCTTCCCGGAACTGGCCACCTGGCTTCCCCGCACCATGACGGGGGGATAA
- a CDS encoding TRAP transporter small permease: protein MNLLFRLAEVLAALMGLFVLLVILAQVVGRFLGFVVPSALELAGYATAGLIFLGLAPTLRAGGHIRVGLLLERLPPGPRRAVEAGALLLGLGAGLFAAYHAWAKVAESYRYGDLAPGLLPLPLWLPQSFLALGLSVFALALGEALWKLARGAR from the coding sequence ATGAACCTCCTCTTCCGCCTGGCCGAGGTGCTGGCGGCCCTCATGGGCCTCTTCGTCCTCCTGGTCATCCTGGCCCAGGTGGTGGGGCGCTTCCTGGGCTTCGTGGTTCCCTCGGCCCTGGAGCTCGCCGGCTACGCCACCGCCGGGCTCATCTTCCTGGGCCTCGCCCCCACCTTGCGGGCCGGGGGGCATATCCGGGTGGGGCTTCTCCTGGAGCGGCTTCCCCCGGGGCCCAGGCGGGCCGTGGAGGCGGGGGCCCTCCTCCTGGGCCTAGGGGCGGGCCTCTTCGCCGCCTACCACGCCTGGGCCAAAGTGGCGGAGAGCTACCGCTACGGGGACCTGGCCCCGGGGCTCCTCCCGTTGCCCCTATGGCTTCCGCAAAGCTTCCTGGCCCTCGGGCTTAGCGTTTTCGCCCTGGCCCTTGGGGAAGCCCTCTGGAAGCTAGCGAGGGGGGCAAGGTGA
- a CDS encoding TRAP transporter substrate-binding protein, whose translation MRKALVALLALSLVAQAQTWNMATPYPPANFHTQNILQFAKEVEEATAGRVRITVHPGGSLFPHPQILPAVRNGQIQMGEVLMSLLANENPLFNLDSIPFVATSYEEARRLYQAQRPEVERWLAQRGVVFLYAVPWPPQGLYTKKPVQSAQDLKGIRFRAYNPATARLAELLGMAPVQVEAADIPQAFATGIVEAMITSPVTGVDSQAWDFARYFYDVKAWIPKNMVVIGRRAFESLSPQDREALLQAARRAEERGWRLSQEQEEKALQTLAARGMQVVKPSPQLLADLKRVGGTMIVEWQRQVGATGVKVYRQYLGR comes from the coding sequence ATGCGGAAAGCCTTAGTAGCCCTCTTGGCCCTCTCCCTGGTGGCCCAGGCCCAGACCTGGAACATGGCCACCCCTTACCCTCCGGCCAACTTCCACACCCAGAACATCCTCCAGTTCGCCAAGGAGGTGGAGGAGGCCACGGCGGGGCGGGTGAGGATCACCGTCCACCCGGGCGGGTCCCTCTTCCCCCACCCCCAGATCCTCCCCGCCGTGCGCAACGGGCAGATCCAGATGGGGGAGGTGCTCATGTCCCTCCTCGCCAACGAGAACCCCCTTTTCAACCTGGATTCCATCCCCTTCGTGGCCACGAGCTACGAGGAGGCGCGGCGCCTCTACCAGGCCCAGCGGCCCGAGGTGGAGAGGTGGCTCGCCCAGCGGGGGGTGGTCTTCCTCTACGCCGTGCCCTGGCCGCCCCAAGGGCTTTACACCAAGAAGCCTGTCCAGTCCGCCCAGGACCTCAAGGGGATCCGCTTCCGCGCCTACAACCCCGCCACCGCCCGCCTCGCCGAACTCCTCGGCATGGCCCCGGTGCAGGTGGAGGCGGCGGACATCCCCCAGGCCTTCGCCACGGGCATCGTGGAGGCCATGATCACCTCCCCCGTCACCGGGGTGGACAGCCAGGCCTGGGACTTCGCCCGATACTTCTACGACGTGAAGGCGTGGATCCCCAAGAACATGGTGGTCATAGGCCGCCGGGCCTTTGAGAGCCTCTCCCCCCAGGACCGGGAGGCCCTCCTGCAGGCGGCCAGGCGGGCGGAGGAACGGGGCTGGCGCCTTAGCCAGGAACAGGAGGAAAAGGCCCTCCAGACCCTGGCGGCCCGGGGCATGCAGGTGGTGAAGCCCTCGCCCCAGCTCCTCGCCGACCTCAAGCGGGTGGGCGGGACGATGATCGTGGAGTGGCAACGCCAGGTGGGGGCCACGGGGGTGAAGGTCTACCGGCAGTACCTCGGGCGATGA
- a CDS encoding ABC transporter substrate-binding protein translates to MKRVAVWFLVVLLAFGFAQKRVVLGVGGKTAVVYLPLTVVERLGYFKEEGLDVVIQDLQAGSRALQALIGGSVEVVMGYYDHTIQMQAQGRDIVAFVQVGRYPAIVLGVRSDLADQVRSIPDLKGRRVGVTAPGSSTHFFLNYLLVKNGLKPTDVAVVGVSVGAQAVAAVQNRQVEAISNVEPAITLLEERGLIKVLADTRSTKGTREVLGGEYPAAVLYTTRAWLERNPDTAQRLVNAMVRGLRWMQGKSPEEIAAVLPEEYFLGDKALYLKVLKNSLESFSPTGRFSDTAPLRPLTVLSAFDPNVARAQIDLKRTYTNAFVDQVPKR, encoded by the coding sequence GTGAAGCGGGTTGCGGTCTGGTTCCTGGTGGTTCTTTTGGCCTTCGGTTTCGCCCAGAAGCGGGTGGTCCTGGGCGTGGGGGGGAAGACCGCCGTCGTCTACCTCCCCCTCACGGTGGTGGAGCGCCTCGGCTACTTCAAGGAGGAGGGCCTGGACGTGGTGATCCAGGACCTCCAGGCGGGAAGCCGGGCCCTCCAGGCCCTCATCGGGGGGAGCGTGGAGGTGGTCATGGGCTACTACGACCACACCATCCAGATGCAGGCCCAGGGCCGGGACATCGTGGCCTTCGTGCAGGTGGGGCGCTACCCGGCCATCGTCCTCGGGGTGCGCTCGGACCTGGCGGACCAGGTGCGGTCCATCCCCGACCTCAAGGGGCGCCGGGTGGGGGTGACGGCCCCCGGCTCCTCCACCCACTTCTTCCTCAACTACCTCCTGGTGAAAAACGGCCTCAAGCCCACGGACGTGGCCGTGGTGGGGGTTTCCGTGGGGGCCCAGGCGGTGGCCGCCGTGCAGAACCGGCAGGTGGAGGCCATCTCCAACGTGGAGCCCGCCATCACCCTCCTGGAGGAGCGGGGCCTCATCAAGGTCCTGGCGGACACCCGCTCCACCAAGGGGACCCGGGAGGTCCTGGGAGGGGAATACCCCGCCGCCGTCCTCTACACCACCCGGGCCTGGCTGGAGCGGAACCCGGACACGGCCCAGCGCCTGGTGAACGCCATGGTGCGGGGCCTGCGCTGGATGCAGGGCAAGTCCCCCGAGGAGATCGCCGCCGTCCTGCCCGAGGAGTACTTCCTGGGGGACAAGGCCCTCTACCTAAAGGTCCTCAAGAACTCCTTGGAGAGCTTCTCCCCCACGGGGCGCTTCAGCGACACCGCTCCCTTGAGGCCCCTCACCGTCCTCTCCGCCTTTGACCCCAACGTGGCCCGGGCGCAGATTGACCTGAAGCGCACCTACACCAACGCCTTTGTGGACCAGGTACCCAAGCGGTAA
- a CDS encoding ABC transporter permease: MRGLKVRLWQAGLLVAFLLVWEWASRTGRIDPFFFSFPSEILKRILRWFSTGEIYPHLYVTTVEMLLAFAIGTLLGVVFGLWLALSPGVAAVLDPYVKALNAIPRVVLAPIFTLWFGLGILSKVALGVTLVFFVAFFNTYQGVKEVSPIVLHNARLLGAKRGHLLRHVYLPAAASWIFSSLRTSIGFAVIGAVVGEYLGSAAGLGYLIAQAEGVFDTTGVFAGMVVLMAFVLVLDALVGAAERRLLVWRPKGGET, encoded by the coding sequence ATGCGGGGGCTTAAGGTACGGCTTTGGCAGGCGGGGCTCCTCGTGGCCTTCCTCCTCGTTTGGGAGTGGGCCTCGAGGACCGGCCGCATAGACCCTTTCTTCTTCTCCTTCCCCTCGGAAATCCTCAAGCGCATCCTGCGCTGGTTCAGCACGGGGGAGATCTACCCCCACCTCTACGTGACCACGGTGGAGATGCTCCTCGCCTTCGCCATCGGCACCCTCCTCGGGGTGGTGTTTGGGCTTTGGCTCGCCCTCTCCCCCGGCGTGGCGGCGGTGCTGGACCCCTACGTGAAGGCCCTGAACGCCATCCCCCGGGTGGTCCTCGCCCCCATCTTCACCCTCTGGTTCGGCCTCGGCATCCTCTCCAAGGTGGCCCTCGGGGTCACCCTGGTCTTCTTCGTGGCCTTCTTCAACACCTACCAAGGGGTGAAGGAGGTGAGCCCCATCGTCCTGCACAACGCCCGCCTCCTCGGGGCAAAGCGGGGCCACCTCCTCCGCCACGTCTACCTGCCGGCGGCCGCCAGCTGGATCTTCAGCTCCTTAAGGACCTCCATCGGCTTCGCCGTCATCGGGGCCGTGGTGGGGGAGTATTTGGGGAGCGCCGCCGGGCTCGGCTACCTCATCGCCCAGGCGGAAGGGGTCTTTGACACCACGGGGGTCTTCGCCGGGATGGTGGTCCTCATGGCCTTCGTCCTGGTGCTGGACGCCCTGGTGGGGGCCGCGGAACGGAGGCTTCTCGTCTGGCGGCCCAAAGGAGGGGAAACGTGA
- a CDS encoding ABC transporter ATP-binding protein, whose translation MNLLEFRQVTVAFGDYVAVEEVSLALKPGEFVGLVGPTGCGKSTLLNVAAGLLAPSQGEVLVEGRPLKGLNPLAGYLFQQDAILPWKTALDNVALPLVFRGRPWTEARREALAWLEKVGLGRFPRHFPHQLSGGMRKRVGLAQVLIAGPRLLLMDEPFSALDVQTRQLMENELLRLWQEDRKTVLFVTHDLEEAIALSDRVVVLSAGPRSRPIGEFPIPLPRPRDVAEIRLTPEFLRLHREIWELLRGEVMRAHAGA comes from the coding sequence ATGAACCTCCTGGAGTTCCGCCAGGTCACCGTGGCCTTCGGGGACTACGTGGCCGTGGAAGAGGTTAGCCTCGCCCTGAAGCCGGGGGAGTTCGTGGGCCTGGTGGGGCCCACGGGGTGCGGCAAGAGCACCCTCCTCAACGTGGCGGCGGGCCTCCTCGCCCCAAGCCAGGGGGAGGTCCTCGTGGAGGGAAGGCCCCTCAAGGGCCTAAACCCCCTGGCGGGCTACCTCTTCCAGCAAGACGCTATCCTCCCCTGGAAGACCGCCCTGGACAACGTGGCCCTTCCACTGGTCTTCCGGGGGCGCCCCTGGACCGAGGCCCGGAGGGAAGCCCTGGCCTGGCTGGAGAAGGTGGGGCTTGGGCGTTTTCCCCGCCACTTCCCCCACCAGCTCTCCGGCGGGATGCGCAAGCGGGTGGGCCTGGCCCAGGTCCTCATCGCCGGCCCCAGGCTCCTCCTCATGGACGAGCCCTTCTCCGCCCTGGACGTGCAGACGCGGCAACTCATGGAAAACGAGCTCCTAAGGCTTTGGCAGGAGGACCGGAAGACCGTGCTCTTCGTCACCCACGACCTGGAGGAGGCCATCGCCCTCTCCGACCGGGTGGTGGTCCTCAGCGCCGGGCCCCGCTCCCGGCCCATCGGGGAGTTCCCCATCCCTCTCCCCCGGCCCCGGGACGTGGCGGAGATCCGGCTCACCCCCGAGTTCCTGCGGCTCCACCGGGAGATATGGGAGCTCCTGAGAGGGGAGGTGATGCGGGCCCATGCGGGGGCTTAA
- a CDS encoding peroxidase-related enzyme (This protein belongs to a clade of uncharacterized proteins related to peroxidases such as the alkylhydroperoxidase AhpD.), producing the protein MVISWLRVPKEAELSEEVRALFGEFRERMGFVPNVARAFALSPRFLLWFRYYHALRREEGLLSREEKEAMAIAISGENRCEYCVASHKRYLRELTGDPRLPEVLATNPRRAELTRRMRALVDFALKVTHRHHEMTEEDLRPLREAGLSDEAILEAAEVAAMFHFTNRFLNALGIRPNPEYYL; encoded by the coding sequence ATGGTGATCTCCTGGCTCCGGGTCCCGAAGGAGGCGGAGCTTTCCGAGGAGGTGCGGGCCCTCTTCGGGGAGTTCCGGGAGCGGATGGGGTTCGTCCCCAACGTGGCCCGGGCCTTCGCCCTAAGCCCCCGCTTCCTCCTCTGGTTCCGCTACTACCACGCCCTCAGGCGGGAGGAAGGCCTCCTCAGCCGGGAGGAAAAGGAGGCCATGGCCATCGCCATAAGCGGGGAGAACCGGTGCGAGTACTGCGTGGCGAGCCACAAGCGCTACCTGAGGGAGCTCACCGGGGACCCCCGCCTCCCCGAGGTCCTGGCCACCAACCCCCGGCGGGCGGAGCTCACGAGGAGGATGCGGGCCCTGGTGGACTTCGCCCTCAAGGTAACCCACCGGCACCACGAGATGACGGAGGAGGACCTGAGGCCCCTTAGGGAGGCGGGGCTTTCCGACGAGGCCATCCTGGAGGCCGCCGAGGTGGCGGCCATGTTCCACTTCACCAACCGCTTCCTGAACGCCCTGGGGATCCGGCCCAACCCCGAGTACTACCTATGA
- a CDS encoding cyclase family protein encodes MCAPLVMEAVARTLSRRAFLGAGLGLLAGRALAQAEVRGKAFSKAVDLTHELSPEIPLFPGAEPMRITTLVTVRQNGYYGNRLDLWEHSGTHMDAPAHFAEGGLTAEKLPVESLIAPLAVIHIHERAAKDPDAQVNVDDILAYERQHGRLAKGAFVAMHSGWEARWRDPKAFLNQDASGTLHFPGFSPEAAEFLVREREIVGVGVDTLSLDHGPSKDFKAHVILLGAGKYGLENLANLAQVPPAGALLFVGGPKHRGASGGPVRAVAVW; translated from the coding sequence ATGTGCGCACCCCTGGTGATGGAGGCGGTGGCCCGCACCCTTTCCCGGAGGGCATTCCTCGGGGCGGGGCTAGGGCTTTTGGCGGGGCGGGCCTTGGCCCAGGCGGAGGTCCGGGGCAAGGCCTTCTCCAAGGCGGTGGACCTCACCCACGAGCTCTCCCCGGAGATCCCCCTTTTCCCCGGGGCCGAGCCCATGCGCATCACCACCCTGGTTACCGTGCGGCAAAACGGCTACTACGGGAACCGCCTGGACCTTTGGGAGCACTCGGGCACCCACATGGACGCCCCCGCCCACTTCGCCGAGGGGGGGCTCACGGCGGAGAAGCTCCCCGTGGAAAGCCTCATCGCCCCCTTGGCAGTCATCCACATCCACGAGCGGGCGGCCAAGGACCCCGACGCCCAGGTGAACGTGGACGACATCCTGGCCTACGAGCGCCAGCACGGCCGCCTGGCCAAGGGGGCCTTCGTGGCCATGCACTCGGGCTGGGAGGCGCGCTGGCGCGACCCCAAGGCCTTCCTCAACCAGGACGCCTCCGGCACCCTCCACTTCCCCGGCTTCTCCCCGGAGGCGGCGGAGTTCTTGGTGCGGGAGCGGGAGATCGTGGGGGTGGGGGTGGACACCCTTTCCCTGGACCACGGCCCCTCCAAGGACTTCAAGGCCCACGTCATCCTCCTCGGAGCCGGGAAGTACGGCCTAGAGAACCTGGCCAACCTGGCCCAGGTACCCCCCGCCGGGGCCCTTCTCTTCGTGGGCGGGCCCAAGCACCGGGGAGCCTCGGGCGGCCCCGTGCGGGCGGTGGCGGTATGGTGA
- a CDS encoding endo alpha-1,4 polygalactosaminidase, with product MALSPLATLAGCVLKNDAQTPDGSHGAPPPPGVRTWVYQLTGYPSMRLDALGATAAGLFVIDLTKDGRQPWTSADLAPFQGRPALAYMEIGGMENYRVEYTVVQKNASDLLLNPVPGWSGEWYVKYWDERWWNLVVQPRLDKALAAGFKGVYLDLVDAYEGISLSLVPGETRDTLAAKMVALLGRISAYVKAKRPDFWVFPQNAPELRVRLGYLSAIDGIGLEELFVYATDRPCTDSGCQERLNHARAIRAAGKLVLTVDYATKVENVQAACQKSRAEGFVPYVTVVDLDRISPLCP from the coding sequence GTGGCCCTCTCACCCTTGGCGACGCTCGCAGGGTGCGTCTTAAAAAACGACGCCCAAACCCCTGACGGTTCCCACGGTGCCCCACCGCCCCCTGGGGTCCGCACCTGGGTCTACCAGCTCACCGGCTACCCTTCCATGAGGCTTGACGCTTTGGGTGCCACGGCTGCAGGGCTTTTTGTCATAGACCTGACCAAGGATGGCCGACAGCCTTGGACCAGCGCCGATCTCGCACCCTTTCAGGGGAGGCCTGCCCTGGCCTACATGGAAATTGGGGGGATGGAAAACTACCGGGTGGAGTATACCGTGGTGCAGAAGAACGCTTCCGATCTCCTCCTAAACCCTGTGCCCGGCTGGAGCGGGGAGTGGTACGTAAAGTACTGGGATGAGCGGTGGTGGAACCTAGTGGTTCAGCCCCGCTTGGACAAGGCCTTGGCGGCTGGGTTCAAGGGGGTTTATCTGGACTTGGTGGACGCCTACGAGGGCATTAGCTTAAGTTTGGTACCTGGGGAAACGCGGGATACCTTGGCAGCCAAAATGGTGGCGCTTTTGGGGAGGATCAGCGCTTACGTGAAGGCCAAGCGGCCGGATTTTTGGGTCTTCCCCCAGAATGCCCCAGAACTCCGGGTGCGGCTGGGGTACCTGTCGGCGATAGACGGCATTGGCCTCGAGGAGCTCTTCGTTTACGCCACGGACCGGCCCTGCACGGACTCGGGTTGCCAGGAACGCCTAAACCACGCCCGGGCCATTCGCGCCGCGGGCAAACTGGTGCTCACCGTGGACTACGCCACCAAAGTGGAAAACGTTCAGGCGGCGTGCCAAAAGTCCCGGGCGGAAGGGTTCGTGCCCTACGTGACCGTGGTGGATCTGGACCGGATCAGCCCCCTATGTCCGTAG
- the pelF gene encoding GT4 family glycosyltransferase PelF — protein MGGVSRWCEQLLFGLKAQFTVLALWGPRRAKPTLPLPQGSTLRTLHLFRPVPAFPFATAPLHTFLPALEKLLAFLDLDLETFQGGLWELFLLRKRNLFHLFFHPRTQALLQERLHLLLGRSPTLGETLSVLHWLRSTLLPLLALDPIPEVDLVHATSGGLAVIPAWLVSRHLGVPFLLTEHGVFLRERYLAFSETNPSPAERLVQARFYHLISRLAYRETQFITTVSRFNRQWEVELGADPKRIQVVANGIDPEQFPEAPAHLEDPPTAVWVGRIDPLKDLLTLVNAFHWVRQALPQAQLLLFGPVPRGNEAYAEGVRARVKELGLEDNVRFMGPASPVYQAYHRGWVGVLSSISEGFPYTVIENMAVGRTLVGTRVGSVGEVLEGVGEVVPAMEPEALGEALLGFLKDPDRCLAKGREAREKVLSLYTLRRMLEEFSRIYEALALEGSLEVPE, from the coding sequence GTGGGAGGGGTTAGCCGGTGGTGCGAACAACTTCTCTTTGGCCTAAAGGCCCAGTTCACGGTGCTGGCGCTCTGGGGACCCCGGCGCGCCAAACCCACACTTCCCCTACCCCAGGGGAGCACCCTGCGGACCCTCCACCTCTTTCGGCCCGTCCCCGCCTTCCCTTTCGCCACCGCCCCCCTCCACACCTTCCTCCCCGCTTTGGAGAAGCTTCTCGCCTTCTTGGACCTAGACCTGGAAACGTTTCAGGGAGGCCTGTGGGAGCTTTTCCTACTTCGCAAGCGCAATCTTTTTCATCTTTTCTTCCACCCTAGAACACAAGCCCTCTTGCAGGAGCGGCTACATCTGTTATTGGGCCGCTCCCCTACCCTGGGGGAAACCCTCTCGGTCCTGCACTGGCTCCGCTCCACCCTCCTTCCCCTCTTGGCCCTAGACCCCATCCCCGAGGTGGACCTGGTGCACGCCACGAGCGGCGGGCTCGCCGTCATCCCCGCCTGGCTTGTTTCAAGGCACCTGGGAGTACCTTTCCTCCTCACCGAACACGGCGTTTTCCTTAGGGAGCGCTACCTGGCCTTTAGCGAAACCAACCCGTCCCCCGCCGAACGCCTGGTCCAGGCCCGGTTTTACCATCTCATTAGCCGCCTGGCCTACCGGGAGACCCAGTTCATCACCACGGTAAGCCGTTTCAACCGGCAGTGGGAGGTGGAGCTCGGCGCCGACCCCAAGCGCATCCAGGTGGTGGCCAACGGCATTGACCCGGAACAGTTCCCCGAGGCCCCGGCCCACCTGGAAGACCCTCCCACCGCCGTGTGGGTGGGACGGATTGACCCGCTAAAGGACCTCTTGACCTTGGTGAACGCCTTTCATTGGGTACGCCAAGCCCTTCCCCAGGCGCAGCTCCTCCTTTTCGGCCCCGTGCCCCGGGGCAACGAGGCCTATGCGGAAGGCGTCCGCGCCCGGGTAAAGGAGCTAGGCCTGGAGGACAACGTGCGCTTCATGGGCCCCGCAAGCCCCGTGTACCAGGCCTACCACCGCGGGTGGGTAGGGGTGCTTTCCAGTATCTCCGAGGGCTTCCCCTATACGGTGATTGAAAACATGGCCGTGGGGCGTACCCTGGTGGGCACCCGGGTGGGGAGCGTGGGCGAGGTGCTGGAGGGCGTGGGCGAGGTGGTGCCCGCCATGGAACCCGAGGCCTTGGGAGAGGCCCTTCTGGGCTTCCTCAAGGACCCCGACCGGTGCCTGGCGAAGGGCAGGGAAGCGCGGGAAAAGGTCCTGAGCCTCTACACCCTAAGGCGGATGCTGGAGGAGTTCTCCCGCATCTACGAGGCCCTGGCCCTGGAAGGCTCCCTGGAGGTGCCCGAATGA